The following coding sequences are from one Capsicum annuum cultivar UCD-10X-F1 chromosome 3, UCD10Xv1.1, whole genome shotgun sequence window:
- the LOC107862060 gene encoding aspartyl protease family protein At5g10770: MSLCQYSIVFALLFVGAFGHGDEELFLPLKTLQKIQHNHNEPTCSSQKSRSENGAVMLEMKHKDYCFRSRGDLSKRLQKRLLADDIRVLSIQSHIKNVSSKKVEALSQTTTQIPINSGVSMQTLNYIVTATLGGRNMTVIVDTGSDLTWVQCQPCRLCYNQPEPLFNPSISPSFQSVACNSSACQSLESATGNSGLCGTNSQTCSYLVSYGDGSYTKGELGQDHLVLGSSSVDNFVFGCGRNNRGLFGLASGLMGLGRSDLSLISQSSGVFGGVFSYCLPSTEAESSGSLVFGGDTSVFKNSTPISYTNMVPNPQLFSFYFLNLTGMTVGGVAVQDSSFGRSGFLIDSGTVITRLPPSIYKAVKAEFLKQFSAYPSISGYSILDTCFDLSAYEEVNIPTIKIYFEGGAEMEVDVAGVFYFVKSDASQVCLALASLQYEDEIGIIGNFQQRNTRVIYDTKQSQVGFAKETCSFM; encoded by the exons ATGTCACTTTGTCAATATTCCATTGTCTTTGCTTTGCTTTTTGTAGGAGCATTTGGTCATGGAGATGAGGAACTATTTCTCCCACTCAAAACACTTCAAAAGATACAGCACAACCATAATGAGCCAACTTGTTCATCTCAAAAGTCAA GAAGTGAAAATGGAGCAGTAATGCTGGAAATGAAGCACAAAGATTACTGCTTTAGATCAAGAGGTGACTTGAGCAAAAGGCTTCAGAAAAGGTTGCTAGCTGATGATATTCGAGTTCTTTCGATACAATCACATATCAAGAATGTCAGTTCTAAAAAAGTTGAGGCTTTATCACAGACCACTACTCAAATTCCTATCAATTCAGGTGTCTCAATGCAGACTCTAAATTACATTGTCACTGCGACGTTAGGTGGTCGAAATATGACAGTGATTGTGGACACAGGAAGTGATCTAACTTGGGTTCAATGTCAACCTTGTAGATTGTGTTACAATCAACCAGAACCCCTTTTCAACCCCtctatttctccttcttttcaaTCAGTTGCATGCAATTCATCAGCCTGTCAATCTCTTGAATCTGCAACCGGAAATTCAGGATTGTGCGGGACTAATTCACAAACGTGTAGTTACCTTGTAAGTTATGGAGATGGATCCTATACTAAAGGTGAGCTTGGACAGGATCATTTGGTTCTTGGAAGCAGTTCAGTTGACAATTTTGTTTTCGGATGTGGGAGGAATAATAGAGGCCTGTTTGGTTTAGCTTCAGGTCTTATGGGACTTGGAAGGAGTGATCTTTCTTTAATATCTCAAAGTTCTGGTGTGTTTGGAGGTGTTTTCTCCTATTGTTTGCCTTCAACTGAGGCAGAGTCCTCTGGTTCACTAGTATTTGGGGGCGATACTTCGGTTTTCAAGAACTCTACACCAATCTCTTACACTAACATGGTTCCAAATCCACAGCTTTTTAGCTTCTATTTCCTCAATCTAACAGGGATGACTGTTGGTGGGGTTGCTGTTCAGGATTCAAGTTTTGGCAGAAGTGGATTTCTCATTGATTCGGGCACGGTTATCACAAGGCTCCCTCCTTCCATTTACAAAGCTGTTAAGGCTGAGTTCTTGAAACAGTTCTCAGCCTACCCTTCAATATCAGGTTATTCAATTCTTGACACTTGCTTTGATCTCTCTGCATATGAAGAGGTGAACATTCCcaccataaaaatatattttgagggTGGTGCTGAGATGGAAGTTGATGTTGCTGGGGTTTTCTATTTTGTGAAGAGTGATGCATCTCAGGTCTGTTTGGCTCTGGCAAGCCTCCAATATGAAGATGAGATTGGAATTATTGGAAATTTTCAGCAGAGAAACACAAGGGTCATATATGATACAAAGCAGTCACAAGTTGGATTTGCAAAAGAAACCTGCAGTTTCATGTAG
- the LOC107862061 gene encoding probable folate-biopterin transporter 3, with translation MDQEDDFPLEGQFYKFKNQKDRILELIWKPYYWFRMLCYELHWSFVSGVVIIYGINQGMSLGLSKISTQYYMKDEQRLQPSEAQIYAGVIQIPWMVKPLWGLLTDTLPIIGYRRRPYFILAGLLGAFAMLSLSLNHKLQLASALLCLTGASAAQAVADVTIDACVTENSISHPSLASDMQSLCGVSSSVGQLIGYTISGFLVHLIGSKGVFGVLSIPAALVILVGMMLHEPFIHNVAYRQVGQKFLDACKAMWMALKCKNVWRPCLYMYVSLAVSLHIHEGMFYWYTDAKDGPLFSKEIVGTISSVGAVGNLLGVLLYQNAFTNHPFRFVLFWSQLLYGASGLLDLILVSRVKLQFGIPDYVVAVCDAAISHMIGRLRWMPLLVLSSKLCPSGIEGTFFALLMSIDHVGSLTATWAGGLLLHTLNVTRTQFDNLWMAIVIRSFSRILPIGILFLVPNSDPSASILPAEMLKTKKCDDDLDTQKLERAPLVTFVDQHLGDS, from the exons ATGGACCAAGAAGATGATTTTCCATTAGAAGGGCAATTTTACAAATTCAAGAACCAAAAAGATAGAATCTTGGAACTAATTTGGAAGCCATATTACTGGTTCAGAATGCTATGTTATGAATTACACTGGAGTTTTGTGTCTGGTGTGGTTATTATTTATGGTATTAATCAAGGAATGAGTTTAGGTTTAAGCAAGATTAGTACTCAGTATTATATGAAGGATGAGCAAAGGTTACAGCCTTCTGAAGCTCAAATTTATGCTGGAGTAATTCAAATCCCTTGGATGGTGAAACCCCTCTGGGGACTTTTAACAGATACTCTTCCAATTATAGGGTATAGGAGAAGGCCATACTTCATTCTGGCTG GTCTGCTTGGTGCTTTTGCCATGCTGAGTCTGTCACTCAACCACAAATTACAACTTGCATCTGCTTTGTTGTGCTTAACGGGAGCCAGTGCAGCACAAGCAGTTGCAGATGTTACTATTGATGCCTGTGTGACCGAGAACAGCATAAGCCACCCTTCTCTTGCTAGTGACATGCAAAGCTTGTGTGGAGTGAGCTCTTCTGTGGGGCAACTGATTGGCTACACTATCAGTGGCTTTTTGGTTCATCTAATTGGATCTAAG GGGGTGTTTGGAGTTTTAAGCATTCCAGCTGCGCTCGTCATTTTGGTAGGAATGATGCTGCATGAACCCTTTATACACAATGTTGCATACAGGCAG GTAGGTCAAAAGTTCTTGGATGCTTGTAAGGCTATGTGGATGGCACTAAAATGTAAGAATGTGTGGAGGCCATGTCTATACATGTACGTTTCTCTTGCAGTGAGTTTGCATATTCACGAGGGAATGTTTTACTGGTATACAGATGCAAAGGATGGTCCGTTGTTCTCAAAG GAGATTGTAGGGACCATATCCTCTGTCGGTGCAGTAGGCAATCTTCTTGGAGTTCTCCTTTACCAGAATGCTTTTACAAACCATCCTTTTCGTTTCGTACTTTTTTGGTCTCAGCTATTATATGGtgcttcaggactgttagatttGATATTGGTATCACGAGTAAAATTGCAGTTTGGCATCCCTGATTATGTTGTTGCTGTATGTGATGCAGCAATTTCTCATATGATTGGGCGACTCAGATGGATGCCTCTTCTTGTACTCAGTTCAAAGCTTTGCCCTTCTGGCATTGAAGGAACTTTCTTCGCTTTGTTAATGTCAATTGATCATGTTGGCAGTCTCACTGCAACCTGGGCTGGAGGCCTGTTACTTCACACCTTGAATGTCACAAGAACTCAATTTGACAACCTTTGGATGGCAATAGTGATTCGGAGCTTTTCAAGAATCCTTCCAATTGGCATTCTGTTTTTGGTGCCAAACAGTGATCCCAGTGCTTCTATTCTACCAGCTGAGATGTTGAAGACAAAAAAGTGCGACGATGACTTGGACACTCAAAAACTGGAGAGGGCTCCGCTAGTGACCTTTGTCGATCAGCATTTAGGGGATTCATGA